One Bacteroidota bacterium genomic window carries:
- a CDS encoding DUF3352 domain-containing protein encodes MERKVLILGIILTICVSILIGILVIYSGTKTEANPLKLIPQDAAYILKLNGFGIASQLDQEEIVVWNDLCTIEAFERIDHELFLLDSLIDENGKFGKHVTSNTLYVSGHFSGSNKVHHLVLLSLPYNLSEREVRQYLHHNQSKLISDFSERRYEGKTIYSISLTNKRVIALAQINGFLAYSNSPVIIEDAIRQSTRNESLLDKPDFEKITSTSGLNKQANLYIDFSQAGKIFSLISHSNLSEAAKKYKNLGLWASLDLNIKNNLLMLNGFSQNQEGNENLIGMVSQGRPVPITIDKVLPASTGSFLAFGISEAEKSYRNYMVYLKACGKYDTYQANLANMNSKYGLDFEQFFLKIIDNELGVASVNFKSDAPAINYLVLKCKSGSEAEKELQHLTEKISQINPEAGVQTYSPDNILQFPVYKIPITPLFGRILGNFFQLAEECYMVLLDNYLVVAPSHDEASQFVYQYVLQKTLANDEIYRDFADNLTIHSYMLGYINVSRSNHYFSKQLSPEFNQKWAQLRSDLNSVQAFGFQMSEVSKLPYLNVFIKHFANYRGKPKTIWESLLDTTHSSKPVFVVNHLTNQNEIFVQDDKHSIYLLNQAGRILWKQPLNEKINSEIVQIDFYKNKKLQIVFSTENYLHIIDRNGNYLEKYPVKLREKATAGVSVFDYEGSKEYRFFIPCADRKIYAYTKEGTLIPGWKFNGVDHPIEQSIRHFRIENKDFIVCADNHRVYMLDRQGNERVQTSVAVQKSANNDIYLHDGGSLQASYLVTTLKNGTIVKIYFDGRTEQQSFDEFSEKHHFDYKDVNADGKNDYIFLDNNSLQVFDHQGKSLFRKDFKSEITEKPVYYHFSYTNRKIGLVSVKDEKIFLVNNNGELYKDFPLEGRTLFSIGYFDVSTNSFNLIVGGRNNFLYNYAVE; translated from the coding sequence ATGGAACGGAAGGTGCTGATTTTAGGTATTATTTTAACCATTTGCGTTTCGATCTTAATTGGCATTCTAGTTATTTATTCGGGTACCAAAACTGAAGCAAACCCGCTTAAGCTAATTCCACAAGATGCTGCGTATATACTAAAGCTTAATGGCTTTGGCATTGCGAGCCAACTCGACCAGGAAGAAATAGTCGTCTGGAACGACTTATGCACTATTGAGGCCTTCGAACGAATTGACCACGAACTTTTTCTACTCGATTCACTTATTGACGAAAATGGAAAATTTGGGAAACATGTTACAAGTAATACCCTCTATGTATCGGGCCATTTCTCAGGCTCAAACAAGGTTCATCATCTTGTATTATTGAGCCTCCCTTATAATCTAAGCGAAAGGGAGGTGCGTCAATACCTTCATCACAATCAATCGAAACTAATCAGCGACTTCTCAGAACGTCGCTACGAGGGCAAAACAATTTATTCCATTAGCCTTACTAACAAAAGAGTTATTGCGTTAGCCCAAATAAACGGCTTTCTGGCTTATAGCAATTCGCCGGTTATTATTGAAGATGCTATTCGACAATCTACTCGAAATGAATCCTTACTCGACAAGCCTGATTTTGAAAAAATTACAAGCACTTCAGGATTAAATAAACAAGCAAATCTGTACATCGATTTTAGCCAGGCAGGAAAGATATTCTCGCTCATCAGTCACAGCAATTTATCGGAGGCAGCCAAAAAATATAAAAATCTGGGTCTTTGGGCTTCTCTCGACCTGAATATTAAAAACAACCTGTTAATGCTAAATGGGTTTTCGCAGAATCAGGAAGGGAATGAAAACTTAATCGGCATGGTATCGCAAGGCCGTCCTGTGCCAATCACTATTGACAAGGTGCTACCAGCCTCTACAGGATCTTTTCTGGCCTTTGGCATTTCTGAAGCAGAGAAATCTTACAGGAATTACATGGTCTATTTAAAAGCTTGTGGAAAATACGATACTTATCAGGCCAACCTGGCCAATATGAATTCGAAATACGGTCTCGATTTTGAACAGTTTTTTCTGAAAATTATTGATAATGAGCTTGGTGTAGCCTCAGTAAATTTTAAGAGTGATGCCCCTGCCATAAATTACCTTGTGTTAAAATGTAAAAGTGGCAGTGAGGCCGAAAAGGAGTTGCAGCACCTTACTGAAAAAATTAGCCAGATCAATCCCGAGGCAGGAGTTCAAACTTACAGCCCAGACAATATCCTTCAATTTCCAGTATACAAGATTCCGATCACACCGCTTTTCGGCCGTATATTAGGCAACTTTTTTCAGCTTGCAGAAGAGTGTTATATGGTGTTATTGGATAATTACCTGGTCGTTGCTCCAAGTCATGATGAAGCCTCTCAGTTTGTATATCAGTATGTTCTGCAGAAGACTCTTGCCAACGACGAGATTTACCGCGATTTTGCCGATAATCTGACCATTCACAGCTATATGCTGGGTTATATTAACGTGAGCCGTTCGAACCACTATTTTTCAAAGCAGTTAAGCCCGGAATTCAATCAAAAGTGGGCTCAGCTACGCAGCGATTTAAATTCGGTACAAGCCTTTGGTTTTCAGATGAGCGAAGTAAGCAAATTGCCTTATCTGAATGTATTTATAAAGCATTTTGCCAACTATCGTGGAAAACCTAAAACCATTTGGGAAAGCCTGCTCGACACTACCCATAGCAGCAAACCCGTTTTTGTGGTTAACCATCTTACCAACCAAAATGAAATATTTGTTCAGGATGACAAACATTCCATCTATCTTTTAAACCAGGCCGGACGAATTCTTTGGAAACAACCTCTAAACGAAAAGATTAATTCTGAAATTGTACAGATCGACTTTTACAAAAACAAAAAACTACAAATTGTTTTTAGCACCGAAAACTATTTACATATTATAGATCGTAATGGCAATTACCTGGAAAAATATCCTGTCAAGCTCCGCGAAAAAGCTACCGCCGGTGTTTCCGTTTTCGATTACGAAGGAAGCAAAGAATACCGATTTTTTATTCCGTGTGCCGACCGTAAAATATATGCCTACACAAAAGAAGGCACTCTTATTCCTGGCTGGAAATTTAATGGTGTAGACCATCCAATCGAACAATCTATTCGTCACTTCAGAATAGAAAACAAAGATTTCATTGTATGTGCCGATAACCATCGCGTTTACATGCTCGACCGACAGGGGAATGAAAGAGTGCAGACCAGTGTGGCAGTTCAAAAATCTGCAAATAACGATATATACCTGCACGATGGTGGAAGTTTGCAGGCATCATACCTGGTAACCACTTTAAAAAATGGCACCATTGTAAAAATCTATTTCGATGGTAGAACAGAACAGCAATCTTTCGATGAATTCTCGGAAAAACACCATTTCGACTACAAAGATGTAAATGCCGACGGAAAGAATGACTATATTTTTCTCGATAATAATAGCCTGCAGGTATTTGACCATCAAGGAAAAAGCCTTTTTAGAAAAGATTTCAAGAGCGAAATTACCGAAAAACCTGTATACTATCATTTCTCCTATACCAATAGAAAAATAGGTCTGGTATCGGTAAAAGATGAAAAGATATTTCTTGTAAACAACAATGGCGAATTGTATAAAGATTTTCCGCTGGAAGGGCGTACACTATTCTCTATAGGCTATTTCGATGTTAGCACGAATAGTTTTAACCTGATAGTAGGAGGAAGAAACAACTTTTTATACAACTATGCCGTAGAATAG
- the ung gene encoding uracil-DNA glycosylase yields the protein MNSITPKLHESWKQVLKDEFESPYFLKLKEFLVTERNSYIVYPKGNLIFNALDRTPFDQVRVVLLGQDPYHGPDQAHGLSFSVPFGIKPPPSLVNIYKELSTDCSIPVPHHGNLEKWASQGVLLLNSTLTVRANQAGSHQGRGWELFTNSIICKLSEQKNGIVFLLWGRFAQQKLSLIDQKKHFVLLAAHPSPLSAYQGFFGCKHFSKTNELLLKQGLATIDWNPGEGGIFA from the coding sequence ATGAATTCAATTACCCCAAAATTGCACGAAAGCTGGAAACAAGTATTAAAGGATGAATTTGAGTCTCCCTACTTTTTAAAGCTAAAGGAGTTTTTAGTCACTGAAAGGAATTCCTATATTGTTTATCCAAAAGGAAACCTCATTTTTAATGCTTTAGACCGAACTCCCTTTGATCAGGTGCGCGTGGTGCTGCTTGGGCAGGATCCTTATCATGGCCCGGATCAGGCACATGGCCTTTCATTTTCGGTGCCATTTGGTATCAAACCACCCCCTTCGCTTGTAAACATCTATAAAGAACTTTCAACTGACTGTAGCATACCGGTTCCACATCACGGAAACCTCGAAAAATGGGCCTCGCAGGGAGTATTGTTACTCAATTCCACCCTTACTGTGCGAGCCAATCAGGCTGGTTCTCACCAAGGGAGAGGTTGGGAGCTGTTTACAAATTCAATTATCTGCAAACTTTCGGAACAGAAAAACGGGATTGTATTTTTGTTATGGGGTCGCTTTGCCCAGCAGAAACTTAGCCTGATTGACCAGAAAAAACACTTTGTGCTGCTGGCAGCTCATCCATCACCATTATCGGCCTATCAGGGTTTTTTTGGATGCAAACATTTCTCGAAAACTAACGAATTGCTGTTGAAACAGGGTTTAGCCACTATTGATTGGAACCCGGGCGAAGGTGGAATATTTGCCTGA
- a CDS encoding PKD domain-containing protein, producing MFFTAHNNPNRLIQIALLIVLFFGIVSCEQETENTIVNSANFDIPVVTTTNQAVSLISLSHSQGSQVQWTVSDGNVYELPQASHTFASAGKYTILLEVFLNNKLNSSIEKQIEVLDNGSILKSDSYLKANYAVFTGQSILLSVNKSGQSGEIAKEIFYLLNTKLKAENRFENTADLKESLGESNFLGDSILAINMTETGSKSFLFYKSSDQNDLFETSQSNPIDYNEGILFTGFNAQGNFKIDFFDETRIKVWTKVFSQPNASTKPFLFNLNNKLYYLNFNASEKTVFIEKFKNPSVVFESKTIPLSETEMEWDQLLFVIKNPLQNSIDFAVYSKKNNTTSLYRFDENCALSKIGGIDKYFAVHPENDLLGESFLVKDGNKLIRYNTNWNFIEEKAVSERDFGYCQLGDNLYMVFENLSTGQIRLSYIDKHFNPVFF from the coding sequence ATGTTTTTTACAGCTCACAATAACCCGAATAGATTAATCCAAATTGCATTATTAATAGTGCTATTCTTTGGCATTGTTTCGTGCGAGCAGGAGACAGAAAACACAATAGTCAATTCAGCCAATTTCGACATCCCAGTCGTTACTACAACAAACCAAGCTGTTTCATTAATTAGTCTGAGTCACTCTCAGGGTTCGCAAGTGCAATGGACCGTGAGTGATGGGAACGTATATGAGCTTCCACAAGCCTCGCATACCTTCGCCTCCGCCGGAAAGTATACTATTCTGCTCGAAGTCTTTTTAAACAACAAACTAAATTCTTCCATTGAGAAACAGATCGAAGTGCTTGATAATGGAAGCATATTAAAATCTGATTCGTACCTCAAAGCCAACTATGCTGTTTTCACAGGACAATCCATACTTTTAAGTGTAAATAAGTCTGGCCAGTCAGGCGAAATAGCAAAGGAAATTTTTTACTTGCTCAACACTAAACTCAAAGCAGAAAACCGATTTGAAAATACTGCCGATTTAAAAGAATCTCTTGGAGAATCGAACTTTCTGGGTGATTCTATCCTGGCAATTAACATGACTGAAACAGGATCGAAGAGTTTTCTGTTTTACAAATCGTCGGACCAAAATGACTTATTCGAAACAAGTCAAAGCAACCCGATCGATTACAACGAAGGAATTCTTTTTACAGGATTCAATGCACAAGGAAATTTTAAAATCGATTTTTTTGATGAAACACGCATTAAAGTATGGACAAAAGTATTTTCCCAGCCTAATGCGTCGACAAAACCCTTCCTTTTTAACCTCAACAATAAACTTTACTACCTGAATTTTAATGCTTCTGAAAAAACGGTATTTATAGAAAAATTTAAAAACCCAAGTGTAGTTTTCGAGTCAAAAACCATCCCTCTTTCTGAAACCGAAATGGAATGGGACCAATTGCTTTTTGTGATTAAAAACCCCTTACAAAACAGTATCGACTTTGCCGTGTATTCCAAAAAAAATAACACCACTTCGCTTTATCGTTTCGACGAAAACTGTGCGCTAAGCAAAATAGGTGGAATCGATAAATATTTTGCCGTTCATCCGGAAAACGACCTTTTGGGAGAATCCTTCCTTGTAAAAGACGGCAATAAGCTTATCCGATACAATACAAACTGGAACTTTATTGAGGAAAAAGCAGTAAGCGAGAGAGATTTTGGTTACTGTCAGCTTGGAGACAACCTTTATATGGTATTCGAAAATCTGAGCACAGGCCAAATAAGGCTTTCTTATATCGACAAACACTTTAATCCAGTATTCTTTTAG
- a CDS encoding isoamylase early set domain-containing protein: protein MSLSKKYLATKPECKVTFKLDQPAANGFSEVYLVGDFNNWDRLANPMKKLKGGEFSVTLNLETGKEYQYKYFADQAKWINDPEPDKLTTNEFQGQNCVICL, encoded by the coding sequence ATGAGTCTTTCGAAAAAGTACCTGGCCACAAAGCCCGAATGCAAGGTTACCTTTAAACTGGATCAGCCTGCAGCAAATGGATTTTCAGAAGTCTACCTGGTGGGCGATTTTAATAACTGGGATCGCCTTGCCAACCCGATGAAGAAACTTAAAGGTGGGGAGTTTTCGGTTACCCTCAACCTGGAAACAGGCAAAGAATACCAATATAAGTATTTTGCCGATCAGGCAAAGTGGATAAATGACCCCGAACCAGATAAATTGACTACCAATGAATTTCAGGGTCAAAATTGTGTTATTTGCCTATAA
- a CDS encoding DNA polymerase III subunit delta, with translation MLFNQVIGQDRVKDHLRQSVTAGRIPHAQLFFGPEGSGTLPLAIAYAQYIACTNRSKEDSCGVCISCKKFAHLSHPDLHFVYPVNTSKEVKKDPTSDDYLPLWRETLLQNPYFLSSRWYNLMEIENKQALISRNDSEAIIRKLNLKSFESDYKFLILWLPEKMHSAAANMLLKLVEEPPEKTIFLMISEIPEQVLITISSRTQPVKLSKIDHDELANYLVEKHHLPPPQATNVARLAGGSLIAAQEILETSEETAFQFEQFGIFMRLCYKGAIPEINIWVEEMASIGRERLKGFFKYALKLVRENFIKNLQNNDLLYLSNEEEAFSEKFHPFVNGRNIIDICHEFTSSSADIERNANAKIVLFDMALKMIRHIRK, from the coding sequence ATGCTTTTTAATCAGGTAATAGGACAAGATCGGGTAAAAGACCATTTGAGGCAGTCGGTGACAGCAGGCCGGATACCTCATGCCCAATTATTTTTTGGTCCCGAAGGTTCAGGCACTCTCCCCTTAGCCATAGCCTATGCGCAATACATAGCCTGCACAAACCGTTCGAAAGAAGATTCATGCGGTGTATGTATCAGTTGTAAAAAGTTTGCGCACTTATCACATCCTGACTTGCATTTTGTATACCCTGTCAACACTTCAAAGGAAGTAAAGAAAGATCCGACAAGTGACGATTACCTGCCACTCTGGCGTGAAACATTGCTTCAAAACCCTTATTTTCTTTCCTCAAGGTGGTATAACTTAATGGAAATAGAAAACAAGCAAGCACTTATTTCGCGCAACGACAGCGAAGCCATTATACGCAAACTAAACCTTAAATCGTTCGAGAGCGACTATAAATTTCTCATCCTGTGGCTACCAGAAAAAATGCATTCCGCTGCAGCAAACATGCTTCTTAAATTGGTAGAAGAACCTCCGGAGAAAACTATTTTTCTGATGATTTCAGAAATTCCTGAGCAAGTGTTAATTACCATTTCCTCACGCACCCAACCCGTAAAATTGTCGAAAATCGACCACGACGAACTTGCGAATTATTTAGTTGAAAAACACCACCTTCCGCCTCCTCAAGCCACAAATGTAGCACGGTTGGCAGGTGGTAGTTTGATTGCCGCCCAGGAAATACTCGAAACTTCGGAAGAAACAGCCTTCCAATTTGAGCAATTTGGAATATTTATGCGCCTGTGTTACAAGGGTGCCATACCTGAAATAAATATCTGGGTGGAGGAGATGGCAAGCATCGGTCGCGAAAGGCTGAAAGGCTTTTTCAAATATGCCTTAAAACTGGTGCGCGAAAACTTCATAAAAAACCTCCAAAACAATGATCTACTTTACCTCTCAAATGAAGAAGAAGCCTTTTCTGAAAAATTTCATCCTTTTGTGAATGGCCGCAATATTATCGATATTTGCCATGAGTTTACCTCATCTAGTGCTGACATTGAGCGAAATGCCAATGCAAAGATTGTTCTGTTTGATATGGCCCTGAAAATGATACGACATATTCGCAAATGA
- a CDS encoding phosphoglycerate kinase — translation MQLIDNYNFAGKRAIVRVDFNVPLNKETFEVTDDTRIRGALPTINKILKDGGSVILMSHLGRPKAGPEKKSSLQHVIPALKALMGGKNILFCDDCMKAKPMADALKSGEILLLENLRFYEEEEGKPRLAEDASEEEKKAGKARVKESQKNFVATLASYADVYVNDAFGTAHRAHGSTALIADHFDVKDKMFGYLIVKELEAMDKVIKSADKPKTAIMGGAKVSDKILIIKRLLPTIDNLIIGGGMTYTFIKAQGGKIGKSLCEEDKLDLALEILQEAKAHNVKVYLPTDAVNADAFDANANTSISKTNETPDGWMGLDIADESIATFSQVIADSKIVLWNGPMGVFEMDKFSKGTSAIAKALALATSKGAFTLVGGGDSVAAVNKNKLADKVGYVSTGGGAMLEYMEGKALPGILAIRGE, via the coding sequence ATGCAACTAATTGATAATTATAATTTTGCTGGCAAAAGAGCCATTGTAAGAGTCGACTTTAATGTGCCGCTTAACAAAGAAACCTTTGAAGTAACCGATGATACACGTATACGTGGCGCATTGCCAACCATCAATAAAATATTAAAAGATGGTGGTTCAGTGATTCTTATGTCGCATTTGGGTCGCCCAAAAGCTGGTCCAGAGAAAAAATCATCGCTTCAACATGTAATTCCTGCACTTAAAGCTTTAATGGGTGGCAAAAACATTCTTTTTTGCGACGATTGCATGAAGGCAAAGCCAATGGCTGATGCACTTAAAAGCGGTGAGATTCTCTTGTTGGAGAACCTTCGTTTTTACGAAGAAGAAGAAGGAAAGCCGCGACTGGCAGAAGATGCCAGCGAAGAAGAAAAAAAGGCTGGTAAGGCTAGAGTGAAAGAAAGCCAAAAGAATTTTGTAGCTACCCTGGCTAGTTATGCCGATGTTTACGTGAACGATGCTTTTGGTACTGCTCACCGCGCCCATGGTTCAACAGCCCTAATTGCCGATCATTTCGATGTGAAGGATAAAATGTTTGGGTACCTTATCGTGAAGGAACTTGAAGCAATGGATAAGGTTATTAAATCGGCAGATAAACCCAAAACAGCCATTATGGGTGGTGCAAAGGTATCCGATAAAATTCTTATTATCAAAAGGCTTCTTCCTACCATCGATAACCTTATCATCGGTGGTGGTATGACTTATACCTTTATTAAAGCCCAAGGCGGAAAGATAGGAAAATCACTTTGTGAAGAAGATAAGCTGGACCTTGCTCTTGAAATTCTTCAGGAAGCCAAGGCGCACAATGTAAAAGTGTATTTGCCAACCGATGCAGTGAATGCAGATGCCTTCGATGCCAATGCTAATACTTCAATCTCAAAAACCAACGAAACTCCTGATGGTTGGATGGGGCTTGACATTGCGGACGAATCCATTGCCACTTTCTCACAGGTAATTGCCGATTCGAAAATAGTGTTATGGAATGGTCCGATGGGTGTTTTTGAAATGGATAAGTTTTCGAAAGGAACTTCTGCCATTGCAAAAGCGCTTGCACTGGCTACCTCCAAGGGTGCCTTTACACTGGTTGGTGGTGGCGATTCAGTTGCTGCTGTGAATAAAAATAAGCTAGCCGATAAAGTGGGATATGTGTCAACCGGTGGAGGTGCCATGCTAGAATACATGGAAGGTAAAGCCTTGCCGGGAATTCTTGCAATCCGAGGCGAATAA
- the proC gene encoding pyrroline-5-carboxylate reductase → MSFEKIAILGGGNLGSSIAQGIISAGITQANHIKVTRRRVHLLDKLKEIGIVVMAENDKAVKDASLIILAVKPHQINSLLAEVAEHIVASKPLVVSVITGVSIAQLKESLPGVSIVRAMPNTAIALCDSMTCISGDGESKESEKKVKEFFDQLGETIVINEELMGAATVVGACGIAFALRFMRAMSQGGIEIGFGAEVSQLITAQTIKGAARLILESNNHPEKEIDKVTTPMGVTISGLNEMEHQGFSSAVIKGLLTSFNKLDLMKTKKSE, encoded by the coding sequence ATGAGTTTCGAGAAAATTGCAATTTTAGGTGGGGGCAACCTGGGTTCTTCAATTGCACAGGGGATAATCAGTGCAGGCATTACCCAGGCTAATCACATAAAAGTTACCCGTCGAAGAGTGCATCTGCTTGATAAATTAAAAGAGATAGGCATTGTAGTAATGGCCGAAAACGATAAGGCTGTGAAGGATGCAAGTCTTATAATATTGGCTGTGAAGCCTCACCAGATCAATTCACTTCTTGCTGAAGTAGCTGAGCATATTGTTGCTTCTAAACCACTCGTAGTGTCAGTAATTACTGGAGTTTCTATTGCGCAGCTAAAAGAATCTCTGCCTGGCGTTTCCATCGTAAGAGCTATGCCCAATACTGCCATTGCCTTATGCGATTCCATGACCTGTATTTCGGGTGATGGCGAGTCGAAGGAATCGGAAAAGAAGGTAAAGGAATTCTTTGATCAACTCGGTGAGACTATAGTAATTAATGAAGAGTTAATGGGAGCTGCAACAGTAGTCGGAGCCTGTGGTATCGCCTTTGCATTGCGTTTTATGCGTGCTATGTCGCAAGGTGGTATCGAAATAGGATTTGGGGCCGAGGTTTCTCAACTTATTACTGCTCAAACCATTAAGGGGGCAGCCCGATTAATACTCGAAAGTAACAATCATCCGGAGAAAGAAATTGATAAAGTGACTACCCCAATGGGAGTTACCATTTCGGGATTGAATGAGATGGAACATCAGGGTTTTAGCTCGGCAGTGATTAAAGGTTTGCTCACTTCTTTCAATAAGCTGGACCTTATGAAAACCAAAAAATCGGAATAG